A section of the Macadamia integrifolia cultivar HAES 741 chromosome 9, SCU_Mint_v3, whole genome shotgun sequence genome encodes:
- the LOC122089353 gene encoding calmodulin calcium-dependent NAD kinase-like, with product MRDQKIIPKLQKSGSRHIDGLERFPDYVARQLGIEDPSKCPQLCKLANDYLKKTEGCEENIYEYFSNDPEAKSLFIKLIEELDRCILCYFSFHWTQASNMISQVLRDDSGSTKKLKNIVMAATRKQRFEKVTKDLKMTGLFSTLVTEMKAISIPSNEDSQCTDVMVPASVGERSPVLLFMGGGMGAGKSTVLRSLLKDSFWAAVAEKAVVVEADAFKETDVIYRALSSRGHHHDMLQTAELVHQSSTDAASSLLVTALNEGRDVIMDGTLSWEPFVEQTITMARNVHHHRYRMGIGYKVADNGTVTENYWEQVEDADEKKQEDKEAAPKRIPYRIELVGVVCDPHLAVVRGIRRAIQMGRAVRVKSQLKSHKRFANGFSRYCQLVDGARLYCTNTMGGPPKLIAWKEGENNLLVDQQEIHCLKRVSMLNEDAESIYELYTELDMTSKSGLIWEDIIILSPSLTTCSQQELKIAIQKAENQT from the exons ATGAGGGACCAAAAAATCATTCCAAAATTGCAGAAATCAGGTTCCAGACACATAGATGGCCTTGAACGTTTCCCTGACTATGTAG CTAGACAATTAGGAATTGAAGATCCAAGTAAGTGTCCTCAGCTCTGTAAGTTAGCTAATGATTATCTGAAGAAAACTGAAGGTTGTGAGGAGAACATCTATGAGTACTTCTCTAATGACCCAGAAGCTAAATCCCTATTCATTAAACTCATTGAGGAGCTTGATAGATGCatcctttgttacttttctttccattggaCCCAAGCTTCTAATATGATCAGTCAG GTATTAAGGGATGATTCTGGATCAACAAAGAAGCTGAAGAACATTGTAATGGCTGCCACTAG GAAGCAGAGATTTGAGAAGGTGACCAAGGACTTGAAGATGACCGGATTGTTCTCTACACTGGTGACGGAGATGAAAGCAATTAGCATCCCATCAAATGAAGATTCCCAATGCACAGATGTGATGGTGCCAGCGTCTGTTGGTGAGAGGAGCCCTGTACTCCTCTTTATGGGTGGGGGAATGGGAGCTGGCAAGAGCACTGTCCTTAGAAGCTTACTCAAAGA TTCCTTCTGGGCAGCAGTAGCTGAGAAAGCGGTTGTAGTTGAGGCCGATGCGTTCAAAGAGACCGATGTCATTTACAGAGCCCTCAGCTCTAGAGGCCATCACCACGACATGCTGCAAACGGCTGAactg GTACACCAATCATCCACTGATGCTGCATCATCCCTCCTGGTAACAGCGCTCAACGAAGGGCGTGATGTGATCATGGATGGTACTCTCTCATGGGAACCTTTCGTTGAACAGACAATCACAATGGCCAGGAATGTTCATCATCACCGCTACCGCATGGGTATTGGATACAAAGTTGCTGACAATGGAACTGTAACTGAAAACTATTGGGAACAAGTAGAAGATGCTGATGAAAAAAAGCAAGAAGACAAAGAAGCAGCACCGAAGAGAATACCATACAGGATAGAACTAGTTGGAGTGGTGTGCGATCCTCATCTAGCCGTTGTTAGAGGCATCAG GAGAGCTATTCAAATGGGAAGAGCTGTGAGGGTGAAATCCCAGTTGAAGTCCCACAAGAGATTTGCAAATGGATTTTCCAGGTACTGTCAATTAGTTGATGGTGCCAGGCTATATTGTACTAACACTATGGGAGGCCCACCTAAG TTGATAGCAtggaaagaaggagagaacaaTTTGCTGGTTGATCAACAAGAAATACACTGTTTAAAGAGAGTAAGCATGTTGAATGAAGATGCAGAATCCATATATGAACTTTATACAGAATTGGACATGACAAGCAAGTCTGGCTTGATCTGGGAAGACATCATCATATTGTCGCCTTCTTTGACAACTTGTTCTCAACAGGAACTAAAGATTGCCATCCAGAAAGCTGAAAATCAGACATAA